One genomic segment of Pseudorasbora parva isolate DD20220531a chromosome 6, ASM2467924v1, whole genome shotgun sequence includes these proteins:
- the zgc:56699 gene encoding gametocyte-specific factor 1, which yields MATIRFGSSVGPSGVNSENQQLSWNEESDNHTEDAGDPNRIVQCPYDKNHQIRASRFPFHVLKCRKNHPKLASELKTCPFNARHLIPKHELSHHITNCEDKRSQSAEEGNIEVLEKFQVPVNTWTNPSPNEDWETEADDNAAMFVWGESNNQLAQNKPEPSTTISLSDGLRAPRTLPWKL from the exons ATGGCCACTATTAGATTCGGGAGTAGCGTCGGTCCCTCCGGAGTGAACTCTGAAAATCAACAGCTCAGCTGGAATGAAGAAAGCG ACAATCACACTGAAGATGCCGGTGACCCCAACCGGATTGTGCAGTGCCCATATGACAAAAATCACCAGATCAGGGCCTCTCGCTTCCCTTTTCATGTTCTCAAGTGCAGGAAG AACCACCCCAAACTGGCCAGTGAATTGAAGACCTGTCCCTTCAATGCCAGACACTTGATTCCCAAGCATGAGTTGTCTCATCATATAACAAACTGTGAGGACAAGAGGTCACAGAGTGCTGAAGAAG GGAATATAGAGGTACTGGAGAAGTTCCAGGTGCCTGTTAACACTTGGACAAACCCTTCACCTAATGAGGACTGGGAAACAG AGGCTGATGATAATGCTGCTATGTTTGTCTGGGGTGAATCCAACAATCAGCTTGCTCAAAACAA GCCAGAGCCATCTACCACCATCAGTTTGTCCGATGGACTACGGGCGCCAAGGACCCTGCCATGGAAACTCT
- the letmd1 gene encoding LETM1 domain-containing protein 1 — protein MALSCRGVCRGASLILLYGKQPVGVKASLCKPRLASIKPSSLWFVRHYSPSQARHGIGRSIVSRLKWVNEKYERFLQRRFPRFYALYNTFMTGFRLLFQDAKEVRKIVSRMLTDSIEHQNLPYRDMEKLRQVRRDLIKAIPLVIISVPPFANYLVFILMYLYPRQVLIRHFWTPQQLVEFQGVYHTQRARHHWPIVKGLESTVTSVQDSQLKSRLMELCSKVRRGVHPVVSDVHAVRTLFSGPPLGIKRMYADQMRHLCPLLFLTPRLPAFWIGRRLNSHALELMQLDRSIVRLGLHQLNDTELREACYVRGLNPERLSPGQCREWLTQWLQFSTHLKESETSLYLHCMVLLTVNYSKHPRH, from the exons ATGGCGCTATCCTGTAGAGGAGTATGCCGCGGGGCTTCACTGATCTTACTGTATGGTAAACAACCTGTCGGGGTCAAAGCAAGTCTCTGCAAACCTAGATTGGCTTCCATAAAACCCAG TAGTTTGTGGTTTGTTAGACACTATTCACCTTCACAAGCAAGACATGGGATTGGTCGAAGCATTGTGTCCAGGCTGAAGTGGGTAAATGAGAAGTACGAGAGATTCCTACAGCGACGCTTTCCTCGCTTTTATGCTCTCTATAACACTTTTATGACAG GGTTCCGGCTCCTGTTTCAAGATGCTAAAGAAGTGAGAAAAATCGTGAGTCGCATGCTCACTGACAGCATAGAGCACCAGAATTTGCCTTACCGTGATATGGAGAAACTCAGGCAG GTCCGCAGGGACTTAATCAAAGCCATTCCCTTGGTCATCATATCGGTACCTCCTTTTGCCAACTACTTGGTCTTTATCCTTAT GTACCTCTATCCTCGTCAGGTTCTGATCCGGCACTTCTGGACCCCACAGCAGCTGGTGGAGTTCCAAGGGGTGTACCATACCCAGAGAGCACGGCACCACTGGCCTATAGTAAAGGGGCTGGAGAGCACGGTGACTTCTGTTCAAGACAGCCAACTTAAAAGCCGCCTCATGGAGCTCTGCAGTAAG GTGCGACGTGGAGTCCATCCTGTAGTGTCTGATGTCCATGCAGTGAGAACATTGTTCTCTGGACCTCCCTTAGGTATCAAGAGGATGTATGCAGATCAGATG aGACATCTCTGTCCATTGCTGTTCCTGACGCCCCGCCTCCCAGCCTTCTGGATTGGACGACGCTTGAACAGTCATGCCTTAGAACTCATGCAGCTTGACCGCAGCATTGTTCGATTAGGCTTGCATCAGTTAAACGACACAGAGCTCAGAGAG GCATGTTACGTGAGAGGCCTGAATCCAGAGCGTCTAAGTCCCGGACAGTGCCGGGAATGGCTCACACAGTGGTTGCAGTTCTCAACGCACCTCAAAG AGTCGGAGACCTCCCTCTATCTGCACTGTATGGTACTGCTCACTGTAAACTACTCTAAACATCCACGTCACTGA
- the cd63 gene encoding CD63 antigen — MAVEGGAKCVKYMLFFFNFIFWLCGLALIVLGIMVHQSFLNTAIIKGYTGSPVVLIIVGVIIFFIAFFGCCGAWKENQCMVSMFAVILSIIVIVEIGTAITGYVFRGKIPGFLDERFKSMIAGYNNTENRDTLDAIQKQFKCCGGNSSDDWLNFSSTKTSVPDSCCKNITNNCGVGAIHNSEKIYIDGCQPILNQFLKKNLLWIAVGALVIAFVQISGIVLACILMRAIRSGYEVM; from the exons ATGGCTGTAGAAGGAGGAGCAAAATGTGTCAAATACATGCTCTTTTTCTTTAATTTCATCTTCTGG CTGTGTGGCCTGGCCTTAATAGTTCTGGGGATAATGGTCCATCAATCTTTCCTCAACACGGCCATCATCAAAGGATACACTGGATCTCCTGTAGTGCTGATAATAGTGGGAGTCATCATCTTCTTTATCGCATTCTTTGGCTGCTGTGGCGCCTGGAAGGAGAATCAGTGCATGGTCTCTATG TTTGCTGTTATTCTCTCCATCATCGTCATCGTTGAAATCGGAACCGCCATCACTGGATATGTCTTCCGTGGGAAA ATTCCTGGTTTTCTAGATGAAAGATTTAAGTCAATGATCGCAGGATACAACAATACAGAAAACCGCGACACCCTCGATGCTATACAGAAGCAG TTCAAGTGCTGTGGTGGAAACTCCTCTGATGATTGGTTGAACTTCAGCAGCACTAAAACTTCAGTCCCAGACTCCTGCTGTAAAAATATCACTAACAACTGTGGTGTTGGAGCGATCCACAATTCTGAAAAAATCTACATAGAT GGATGTCAACCCATTTTGAACCAATTTCTAAAGAAAAATCTGTTGTGGATTGCTGTGGGAGCTCTGGTCATTGCGTTTGTGCAG ATCTCGGGCATTGTGTTGGCCTGCATTCTGATGCGAGCCATCCGCAGCGGCTATGAGGTCATGTGA